One Candidatus Krumholzibacteriia bacterium genomic window carries:
- a CDS encoding efflux RND transporter periplasmic adaptor subunit, with protein MRIPRPNVRRRFVLAIAGVLILTAAGAWYLMADAPASTAVAHAADRAVDDDDVVERVPVELAEVVVTDLPDVFRATGTLEADRSVELTTKLAGQVTHLHVEEGDRVERGQVLLELDHREQELRVEEARVRAETARLEYERIRGMAERGLETDRRLEEAEQAFEVTRAQYELTRVRLDDHFVRAPFSGRLTVRHVELGSTIQAGAPLFGIADTDPMKVELFLPERVVSRLAEGQRVTVRPDVAPDRDLAGTVERIAPVVDAATSTVKVTLHVADPGESVRSGSFVRCRVTTDVRNGVVAVPKKALVAEAGATYLFVADADSVRRVVIETGYHDDEHIEVREGVVAGDRVVVVGQGGLRQGSRIEVLPGPDAAQREDRDATAELARR; from the coding sequence GTGCGCATTCCCCGCCCCAACGTTCGCAGACGATTCGTCCTGGCCATCGCCGGTGTCCTGATCCTGACGGCCGCGGGTGCCTGGTATCTGATGGCCGACGCGCCAGCCTCGACGGCGGTCGCGCACGCGGCCGATCGAGCCGTCGACGACGACGACGTCGTCGAGCGCGTTCCCGTGGAGTTGGCCGAGGTCGTGGTCACCGATCTGCCCGACGTGTTCCGGGCCACCGGCACGCTCGAGGCCGACCGCAGCGTCGAGTTGACCACGAAGCTCGCCGGTCAGGTCACGCACCTGCACGTCGAGGAGGGGGACCGGGTCGAGCGCGGCCAGGTGCTGCTCGAGCTGGATCACCGGGAGCAGGAGCTGCGGGTCGAAGAAGCGCGGGTCCGGGCCGAGACCGCGCGCCTGGAGTACGAACGCATCCGCGGCATGGCCGAGCGTGGACTCGAGACCGACCGGCGGCTCGAGGAAGCCGAGCAGGCCTTCGAGGTGACGCGGGCGCAGTACGAGCTCACCCGGGTACGACTCGACGACCACTTCGTGCGGGCGCCGTTCTCGGGGCGGCTGACGGTCCGCCACGTGGAGCTGGGCTCGACGATACAGGCCGGCGCCCCCCTGTTCGGGATCGCCGACACCGATCCGATGAAGGTCGAGCTCTTCCTCCCCGAGCGGGTCGTGAGCCGGTTGGCCGAGGGTCAGCGCGTCACGGTGCGTCCCGACGTCGCACCCGATCGGGACCTGGCCGGCACGGTCGAGCGGATCGCACCGGTCGTGGATGCTGCGACGTCGACGGTGAAGGTCACCCTTCACGTTGCCGATCCGGGCGAGTCCGTGCGCAGTGGCAGTTTCGTCCGCTGCCGCGTCACCACCGACGTCCGCAACGGCGTCGTCGCGGTTCCCAAGAAGGCGCTCGTGGCCGAGGCCGGTGCCACCTACCTGTTCGTGGCCGATGCCGATTCCGTCCGCCGCGTCGTGATCGAGACCGGCTACCACGACGACGAGCACATCGAGGTGCGCGAAGGCGTGGTCGCGGGCGATCGTGTGGTCGTGGTCGGCCAGGGTGGCTTGCGCCAGGGCAGCCGGATCGAGGTCCTGCCCGGACCCGATGCGGCCCAGCGCGAGGACCGGGACGCGACCGCCGAGCTCGCGCGCCGCTAG
- a CDS encoding efflux RND transporter permease subunit — MRSVIEYAVRHRVTVLMVCVAAVLFGVVSLQRMPVQLLPDVSYPTLTVQTALDDAAPSEVENLVTRPLEEAVGVVPGLHRLSSVSRAGHSEIVLEFGWGTDMDFAALDVREKMDLVDLPEDADTPVLLRFDPALDPVVRLGLHGGDNLIALRHVAESMVKKDLESVAGVAAAKVLGGLQEEIHVELDEQRLAQLGVDVSDVVRIVGAENVNAAGGRLRDRDSQFLVRTLNEYTGPEDVAATVVLREDGRVVRLGDVARVERAWKEREIVSRMDGRPAVEVAIHKEGDTNLVEVAERVRAAAARLEGDLPDGMELDVLGDQSTFVQAAVRQVQSNAMLGGVLAVLVLLVFLQDLRSTAIIAVSIPTSIVATFLLLHRQGVTLNVMSLGGLALGVGMLVDNSIVVLESIVRHRRRGGDRAEAVVAGTHEVAQAVTASTLTTIAVFLPIFFVEGIARQIFEDQALTVTFALLVSLAVALTLTPMLAALGGRAKEAAGAAAPSPAVGAMPARPETGTAPGRARRVYTHLLDGALRHRLAILVAAVALFGGSLFGLRSLGADLIPAFAQGELRFALELPEGTPIEHTDRVVARIESAVAGVDGVARVFSNVGLDAGANGSARDRRENHAELDVHLDGAVGRDGEAAVAAAIRRRLEDFEAVRATLQRPTSFSLRAPVAVEIYGYDLAELARASDLVTEALQGVEGLRDVESSLQAGTPEVRVEFERDKLRAAGLELRAVTEGLRAKILGRVATDYKERDRQIDVLVRSAGARRLGLDELNTLVVGHVDGRAVPLGSVAEIHMDRGPAEIERISQTRSVTVSGDLVGRDLASVGAELEQVLATLPVDAGITLEVAGQNDEMQSSLRSLEFAIALAVFLVYLVMASQFESLLDPLLILFTVPLALIGVTAALTLTATSVSVVVMIGGVMLAGIVVNNGIVLVDLIGQLRRRGLAVREAVLEAGATRLRPILMTTTTTVLGLVPLALGRGEGAELGAPLAVTVIGGLLVSTLLTLLVIPVLYGSVHGLRTERS; from the coding sequence ATGCGGTCCGTGATCGAGTACGCCGTTCGCCACCGGGTGACCGTCCTCATGGTCTGCGTCGCCGCCGTCCTCTTCGGAGTCGTCTCGCTCCAGCGCATGCCGGTGCAGCTGCTGCCCGACGTGAGTTACCCGACGCTCACGGTGCAGACCGCCCTCGACGACGCCGCGCCGAGCGAGGTCGAGAACCTGGTCACGCGACCGCTCGAGGAAGCGGTGGGCGTGGTTCCGGGTCTGCATCGGCTGAGTTCGGTGAGCCGGGCGGGGCACAGTGAGATCGTGCTCGAGTTCGGATGGGGCACCGACATGGACTTCGCTGCACTCGACGTGCGCGAGAAGATGGACCTGGTCGACCTGCCGGAGGACGCCGACACCCCGGTGCTGCTGCGCTTCGATCCCGCGCTCGATCCGGTCGTACGGCTGGGACTGCACGGGGGCGACAACCTGATCGCACTGCGGCACGTGGCCGAGAGCATGGTGAAGAAGGACCTGGAATCCGTGGCAGGAGTCGCGGCGGCGAAGGTCCTCGGAGGTCTGCAGGAGGAGATCCACGTCGAGCTCGACGAACAGCGCCTGGCGCAGCTGGGTGTCGACGTGTCCGACGTGGTCCGGATCGTCGGTGCCGAGAACGTGAACGCCGCTGGAGGACGGCTGCGCGATCGCGATTCCCAGTTCCTCGTGCGCACCCTGAACGAGTACACCGGCCCGGAGGACGTCGCGGCCACCGTCGTACTGCGCGAGGACGGACGCGTCGTGCGTCTGGGCGACGTGGCCCGTGTGGAGCGGGCCTGGAAGGAACGCGAGATCGTCAGCCGCATGGACGGCCGACCGGCCGTGGAGGTGGCGATCCACAAGGAGGGTGACACGAATCTCGTCGAGGTCGCCGAGCGCGTGCGCGCGGCTGCAGCTCGCCTCGAGGGCGACCTGCCCGACGGGATGGAACTCGACGTGCTCGGCGACCAGAGCACCTTCGTGCAGGCGGCCGTGCGCCAGGTCCAGAGCAACGCCATGCTGGGCGGAGTGCTGGCCGTGCTGGTGCTCCTGGTCTTCCTGCAGGACCTGCGCAGCACGGCGATCATCGCCGTGTCCATTCCCACGTCGATCGTCGCGACGTTCCTCCTGCTGCACCGTCAGGGAGTGACCCTGAACGTCATGAGCCTCGGTGGGCTGGCGTTGGGCGTGGGCATGCTGGTCGACAACTCGATCGTCGTGCTCGAGAGCATCGTCCGGCACCGACGCCGCGGAGGGGACCGGGCCGAGGCAGTGGTCGCGGGCACGCACGAGGTCGCCCAGGCGGTGACGGCGTCGACGCTGACCACGATCGCGGTCTTCCTGCCGATCTTCTTCGTCGAGGGAATCGCGCGGCAGATCTTCGAGGACCAGGCCCTCACGGTGACCTTCGCGCTGCTCGTGAGCCTGGCGGTCGCGTTGACGCTCACGCCGATGCTGGCCGCGCTCGGGGGCCGGGCGAAGGAGGCGGCAGGAGCGGCCGCGCCGTCGCCGGCGGTCGGAGCCATGCCGGCTCGCCCGGAGACCGGAACGGCACCGGGCCGTGCGCGCCGTGTGTACACCCATCTGCTCGACGGGGCGCTGCGGCATCGTCTCGCGATCCTCGTGGCTGCGGTGGCCCTCTTCGGCGGGTCGCTCTTCGGCCTGCGGTCGCTCGGTGCCGACCTGATCCCGGCCTTCGCCCAGGGCGAGCTGCGATTCGCCCTCGAGTTGCCCGAGGGCACTCCGATCGAGCACACCGACAGGGTGGTCGCTCGCATCGAGTCCGCGGTCGCCGGTGTCGACGGCGTGGCACGTGTGTTCAGCAACGTGGGGCTCGACGCCGGGGCCAACGGGAGCGCGCGGGATCGGCGCGAGAACCACGCCGAGCTCGACGTGCATCTCGACGGCGCGGTCGGCCGAGACGGCGAGGCCGCCGTGGCGGCCGCCATCCGCCGTCGCCTCGAGGACTTCGAAGCGGTGCGGGCCACCCTGCAACGCCCCACTTCCTTCAGTCTGCGGGCGCCGGTGGCGGTGGAGATCTACGGCTACGATCTCGCCGAGTTGGCGCGCGCCTCGGATCTCGTGACCGAGGCCCTGCAGGGTGTCGAGGGACTGCGTGACGTCGAGAGCAGTCTGCAGGCCGGCACCCCGGAGGTGCGCGTGGAGTTCGAGCGCGACAAGTTGCGCGCCGCCGGGCTGGAACTGCGGGCCGTGACCGAGGGGCTCCGCGCGAAGATCCTCGGCCGGGTCGCGACCGACTACAAGGAACGCGATCGGCAGATCGACGTGCTGGTCCGCAGCGCGGGCGCGCGGCGGCTGGGCCTGGACGAGCTGAACACGCTGGTCGTGGGCCACGTCGACGGACGCGCGGTGCCCCTGGGTTCGGTCGCCGAGATCCACATGGACCGGGGTCCGGCCGAGATCGAGCGGATCTCGCAGACGCGGTCGGTCACCGTGAGCGGCGATCTCGTCGGCCGTGACCTGGCGTCGGTGGGCGCCGAACTCGAACAGGTGCTGGCGACGCTTCCGGTGGATGCGGGCATCACGCTCGAGGTGGCCGGGCAGAACGACGAAATGCAATCGAGCCTGCGATCGCTGGAGTTCGCGATCGCTCTGGCCGTGTTCCTGGTCTACCTGGTCATGGCCTCGCAGTTCGAGAGTCTGCTCGATCCGCTGCTGATCCTGTTCACCGTGCCGCTCGCGCTGATCGGGGTGACGGCGGCGTTGACGCTGACCGCGACCTCGGTGTCGGTGGTGGTGATGATCGGCGGCGTGATGCTGGCGGGGATCGTCGTGAACAACGGCATCGTGCTGGTCGACCTGATCGGACAGCTGCGTCGGCGGGGTCTGGCCGTGCGGGAAGCCGTACTCGAAGCCGGGGCCACGCGCCTGCGTCCCATCCTGATGACCACGACGACCACGGTGCTCGGTCTGGTTCCCCTGGCCCTGGGCCGGGGCGAGGGTGCCGAGCTCGGTGCGCCGTTGGCCGTGACGGTGATCGGGGGACTCCTGGTGTCCACACTCCTCACCTTGCTGGTGATCCCGGTCCTCTACGGCTCGGTCCACGGCCTGCGGACGGAGAGGAGCTAG
- a CDS encoding efflux RND transporter permease subunit: protein MWLTRLAVDRPITVTMGLISLIVLGAVSTSKLPLSFLPQADLPFIGVQVPYENGIPSQVEREIARPIEEVLATLGGVQEISSQSDEYGTFVGVEFEWGREIDVLRLEVKEKIDQIRPELPGDVRDIHLMTWNTTDIPVVQGRISARDRDLSESYHLIEQRVIARLQRVPGVGRVTVNGVEPPDVTVYLDLERMKEHRIDGREVFALLRDADVDLTVGHVERDGLRYPVRAGAGVERWEELNELPLNERGLKLGDVAEVHYGTPVLPYGRFINLEPAVAFDVQKSSGANTVDVVEGVREELERINVDPTLEGIDVVMFFDQAAQITHGLDGLLTSGLVGAVLAVAVLYFFLRNLATTLITALAIPISIVGTCTYLFFAGHSLNVLSMMGLMLGVGMLIDNAVVVLESIVRRMQMGEDSRTATLRGTREVGRAVVSATLTSVVVFAPIVLGGGSELVTWLKEVGITISVTLVISLVVSLTVIPVLTAHLLRGRGVVRENPLVEAWAARYERVLHWTALRRPIVTAWVLVPLVVGATAGLVVLTGFGPAMSGEAEGIRREYMTVRYEFTDDVDYRTARDYAEVVQEDLWERREDYELRHLYTWYQDGVAMHRLYFDQDTVSPEKLRAMRDALREDLPRLAGVEFLLGDEDGGGSGAKTFEVTLHGEDSEELGRLSREVERRLELLDGVEQVTTDDDRGNRELRVHVDGDRARRLGMDPRAVAEVMGITVRGVPLPELRTERRELDLWVMLDDDDRRTVEDLRSLTIGVEDGHEVTLDQLATTVEGRGPSRITRVDQRAAVRVRGTYDGEDFDGALDEVRTTMAAMALPAGYGWNFGSRMMRQEQQENELGLNALLALVCVYMIMAALFESLRHPLVVMSCVPFAGLGVAWFMMATGTPFNFMAMIGIVILIGIVVNNGIVLIDHVNHHRREGLDLESAILRGGRERFRPILMTATTTVLGLVPLAVGDGHVGNGELYPMARALMGGLISSTALTLLLLPTYFVLGERTLAFVRRRARVWRARRPWRPGSGFGARPETLAGRTR, encoded by the coding sequence ATGTGGCTCACCCGACTCGCCGTCGACCGCCCGATCACCGTGACCATGGGGTTGATCTCGTTGATCGTGCTCGGCGCCGTGAGCACGAGCAAGCTGCCGCTGAGTTTCCTGCCACAGGCCGATCTGCCCTTCATCGGCGTTCAGGTGCCCTACGAGAACGGCATTCCGTCGCAGGTCGAGCGCGAGATCGCGCGTCCGATCGAAGAGGTGCTGGCGACGCTCGGTGGCGTGCAGGAGATCAGCAGCCAGAGCGACGAATACGGGACCTTCGTCGGCGTCGAGTTCGAGTGGGGACGGGAGATCGACGTCCTGCGGCTCGAGGTGAAGGAGAAGATCGATCAGATCCGCCCCGAGTTGCCCGGCGACGTCCGCGACATCCACCTGATGACGTGGAACACCACCGACATCCCGGTCGTCCAGGGCCGGATCAGCGCCCGCGATCGGGACCTCAGCGAGAGCTACCACCTGATCGAGCAACGCGTGATCGCGCGATTGCAGCGTGTTCCCGGAGTGGGACGCGTCACGGTGAACGGCGTCGAGCCGCCCGACGTGACCGTCTACCTCGACCTGGAACGGATGAAGGAGCACCGGATCGACGGCCGCGAGGTCTTCGCGCTGCTCCGGGACGCCGACGTCGATCTCACCGTCGGTCACGTCGAACGCGACGGCCTGCGCTATCCGGTGCGGGCCGGGGCAGGGGTCGAGCGCTGGGAGGAACTGAACGAACTCCCGTTGAACGAACGGGGTCTGAAGCTGGGCGACGTGGCCGAAGTCCACTACGGGACGCCCGTCCTGCCCTACGGTCGCTTCATCAACCTGGAGCCGGCGGTGGCCTTCGACGTGCAGAAGTCGAGCGGGGCGAACACCGTCGACGTGGTGGAGGGCGTGCGCGAGGAACTCGAGCGCATCAACGTCGACCCGACACTCGAGGGCATCGACGTGGTCATGTTCTTCGACCAGGCGGCTCAGATCACGCACGGCCTGGACGGATTGCTGACGTCGGGACTGGTGGGCGCGGTACTGGCGGTGGCGGTGCTCTACTTCTTCCTGCGCAACCTGGCGACCACCCTGATCACGGCCCTGGCGATCCCGATCTCCATCGTGGGGACCTGTACCTACCTGTTCTTCGCCGGCCACAGTCTGAACGTGCTGTCGATGATGGGTCTCATGCTCGGCGTGGGCATGCTGATCGACAACGCGGTGGTCGTGCTCGAATCGATCGTGCGTCGCATGCAGATGGGCGAGGATTCGCGGACGGCCACCCTGCGCGGGACCCGCGAGGTCGGTCGGGCGGTCGTGTCGGCCACGTTGACCTCGGTCGTCGTGTTCGCGCCCATCGTCCTCGGCGGCGGCAGCGAACTGGTGACGTGGCTGAAGGAGGTCGGGATCACCATCTCTGTCACGCTGGTGATCTCGCTGGTGGTGAGTCTGACCGTGATCCCGGTGCTCACGGCGCACCTGTTGCGCGGGCGCGGTGTGGTGCGCGAGAACCCCCTGGTCGAGGCGTGGGCGGCGCGTTACGAGCGCGTGTTGCACTGGACCGCGCTGCGCCGGCCGATCGTGACCGCATGGGTGCTGGTTCCCCTGGTGGTGGGAGCGACAGCGGGACTGGTCGTCCTCACCGGATTCGGTCCTGCGATGTCGGGAGAAGCCGAGGGGATCCGGCGGGAGTACATGACCGTGCGCTACGAGTTCACCGATGACGTGGACTATCGCACCGCACGCGACTACGCGGAGGTCGTGCAGGAAGACCTGTGGGAACGGCGCGAGGACTACGAACTGCGCCACTTGTACACCTGGTACCAGGACGGCGTGGCGATGCACCGTCTGTACTTCGATCAGGACACCGTGAGTCCCGAGAAGCTGCGGGCGATGCGCGACGCCCTGCGCGAGGACCTGCCACGCCTGGCCGGGGTCGAGTTCCTGCTCGGCGACGAGGACGGTGGCGGAAGCGGGGCGAAGACCTTCGAGGTCACCCTGCACGGCGAGGACAGCGAGGAACTCGGGCGCCTGTCGCGCGAAGTCGAGCGCCGTCTGGAGCTGTTGGACGGCGTCGAGCAGGTGACCACGGACGACGACCGCGGAAACCGCGAGCTCCGCGTGCACGTCGACGGAGATCGCGCCCGGCGCCTCGGCATGGATCCTCGTGCCGTGGCCGAGGTCATGGGTATCACCGTGCGGGGCGTTCCCCTGCCGGAGCTGCGGACCGAACGGCGGGAACTCGACCTGTGGGTGATGCTCGACGACGACGACCGCCGCACCGTCGAGGACCTGCGGTCGCTGACCATCGGCGTCGAGGACGGTCACGAAGTCACGCTCGACCAGCTGGCGACGACCGTCGAGGGACGCGGGCCCAGCCGGATCACGCGCGTGGACCAGCGTGCGGCGGTCCGGGTACGGGGGACCTACGACGGCGAGGACTTCGACGGCGCTCTCGACGAGGTACGCACGACCATGGCCGCCATGGCGCTGCCGGCCGGCTACGGCTGGAACTTCGGATCGCGCATGATGCGGCAGGAGCAACAGGAGAACGAGCTCGGTCTGAACGCTCTGCTCGCACTCGTCTGTGTCTACATGATCATGGCCGCACTCTTCGAGTCGCTACGCCATCCGCTGGTCGTGATGAGTTGTGTTCCCTTCGCCGGACTCGGGGTGGCGTGGTTCATGATGGCGACCGGTACGCCCTTCAACTTCATGGCGATGATCGGCATCGTGATCCTGATCGGGATCGTGGTGAACAACGGGATCGTGCTGATCGACCACGTCAACCACCATCGTCGCGAAGGCCTCGATCTCGAATCGGCGATCCTCCGCGGCGGTCGCGAACGCTTCCGTCCGATCCTCATGACCGCGACCACCACCGTGCTGGGACTCGTTCCCCTGGCGGTGGGGGACGGCCACGTGGGCAACGGCGAGCTCTATCCCATGGCGCGGGCGCTGATGGGTGGGCTGATCAGTTCGACGGCGCTCACGCTGCTGCTGCTGCCGACCTACTTCGTGCTGGGCGAGCGCACGCTCGCCTTCGTCCGCCGGCGCGCTCGGGTCTGGCGGGCCCGGCGGCCGTGGCGTCCGGGATCGGGATTCGGGGCCCGGCCGGAGACCCTCGCCGGCCGCACCCGTTGA
- a CDS encoding aminotransferase class IV → MIVDLDGALVDAADARVSPFDGAYQYGDGLFDTLRSYRGFLFRLDDHLERLRRQSELLQLDFDDTREHWSTRITALLDANDLMETDARVRLQISRGGDDTTDHVGAAPTALEPVTMITARAVTPQLDAQQRDGIRIMSMQPAFARGNFPQLKSLNYLPSLMALRFAREAGFDEALLVNSHRRVLEAATGNVFAVDGNVLRTPSPRLGLLPGITREIVLELAGELGLRIDEVLGEIRDLLLADEVFLTGSVKEIVPVVAVDNTVIGDETAGPWTRRLHERYREQVERERD, encoded by the coding sequence ATGATCGTCGACCTCGACGGAGCCCTCGTCGACGCCGCCGATGCGCGGGTCTCGCCCTTCGACGGTGCCTACCAGTACGGCGACGGGCTCTTCGACACCCTGCGGAGCTACCGTGGGTTCCTGTTCCGTCTGGACGACCACCTCGAGCGTCTGCGTCGGCAGTCCGAGCTGCTGCAGCTCGACTTCGACGACACCCGGGAGCACTGGTCGACACGGATCACCGCGTTGCTCGACGCCAACGATCTCATGGAGACCGACGCGCGGGTCCGGCTGCAGATCAGCCGCGGTGGCGACGACACCACCGACCACGTCGGCGCCGCCCCCACTGCCCTCGAGCCGGTCACGATGATCACCGCGCGCGCGGTCACGCCGCAGCTCGACGCGCAGCAGCGCGACGGGATCCGGATCATGTCCATGCAACCGGCCTTCGCCCGCGGCAACTTCCCCCAGCTGAAGTCGCTGAACTACCTGCCGTCGCTCATGGCGCTGCGCTTCGCACGCGAGGCCGGTTTCGACGAGGCGCTGCTCGTGAACTCGCACCGACGGGTGCTCGAGGCCGCTACCGGCAACGTGTTCGCGGTCGACGGAAACGTCCTGCGCACACCGTCGCCGCGCCTCGGTCTGCTGCCGGGAATCACGCGCGAGATCGTCCTGGAGCTGGCCGGTGAACTCGGGCTGCGCATCGACGAGGTCCTCGGCGAGATCCGGGACCTGCTGCTCGCCGACGAGGTGTTCCTGACGGGATCGGTGAAGGAGATCGTCCCCGTGGTCGCCGTGGACAACACGGTGATCGGCGACGAGACCGCCGGCCCGTGGACACGGCGATTGCACGAGCGCTACCGCGAACAGGTCGAGCGCGAGCGCGACTGA
- a CDS encoding anthranilate synthase component I family protein, producing the protein MTTTLDLQTDPLDAAATVANRPGTVLLHSGHRRGRSVLLFGPRWTLTCGPDGRPRWSGDAPDVGPLDPDPLRWPSALNEHLAPAAPEPDVPWMAGALSFEAGTARFGARSPVAAPFSVPEVWLAAYDHALVFDPGRPARLVVHRDRDARATVLDALRTPAARRLGGGTGAVRFFDRDWHRDAVGVVREHLLRGDVYQINLTGFARAESSVDPFEGFRREARGNPTPLAAYLRLEGATITSHSPERLLRRRGDRVSTGPIKGTAPAGSVDALRASEKDRAEHVMIVDLCRNDLGRIARPGTVRVDPLMATLRARGLIHLVSDVHARLVPSRGHELLGALFPGGSITGAPKRRACEIIAAVETAARGPYTGAIGAVAPNGDMDWSIAIRTAVWQDGAVHFGTGGGIVLDSDPDREYEEARLKARSFFASLGAAV; encoded by the coding sequence ATGACCACCACGCTCGACCTCCAGACCGATCCCCTGGACGCGGCGGCCACGGTCGCCAACCGCCCGGGCACCGTGCTCCTGCACTCCGGCCACCGTCGGGGGCGTTCGGTCCTGCTGTTCGGGCCCCGCTGGACCCTGACGTGCGGGCCGGACGGCCGGCCCAGATGGTCCGGAGACGCCCCCGATGTCGGTCCACTCGATCCCGATCCACTGCGCTGGCCCTCCGCGCTGAACGAGCACCTGGCACCGGCCGCGCCCGAGCCGGACGTACCGTGGATGGCCGGTGCCCTCTCCTTCGAAGCGGGGACGGCACGTTTCGGGGCGCGGAGTCCGGTCGCCGCGCCCTTCTCCGTGCCCGAGGTCTGGCTCGCCGCCTACGACCACGCCCTGGTCTTCGACCCCGGCCGTCCCGCGCGCCTGGTCGTGCACCGCGACCGCGATGCGCGGGCGACCGTCCTCGACGCCCTGCGGACACCGGCCGCGCGTCGGCTCGGGGGTGGGACCGGAGCGGTCCGGTTCTTCGACCGCGACTGGCACCGTGACGCCGTCGGCGTCGTCCGCGAGCACCTGCTCCGCGGGGACGTCTATCAGATCAATCTGACCGGATTCGCCCGGGCGGAGAGTTCGGTCGATCCCTTCGAGGGGTTCCGGCGCGAGGCGCGCGGGAACCCGACACCCCTGGCCGCCTACCTGCGGCTCGAGGGCGCGACGATCACCTCGCACAGTCCCGAACGACTGCTGCGCCGGCGCGGCGACCGGGTGAGCACGGGGCCGATCAAGGGCACGGCCCCCGCCGGTTCCGTCGACGCGTTGCGGGCCAGTGAGAAGGATCGGGCCGAGCACGTGATGATCGTGGACCTCTGCCGCAACGACCTCGGCCGGATCGCACGGCCGGGTACCGTGCGCGTCGACCCCTTGATGGCGACGCTGCGCGCGCGCGGGCTCATCCATCTGGTCAGCGACGTCCACGCCCGGCTCGTGCCCTCGCGCGGGCACGAACTGCTCGGCGCGCTCTTTCCCGGTGGATCGATCACCGGCGCGCCCAAGCGGCGGGCCTGCGAGATCATCGCCGCCGTGGAGACCGCCGCACGCGGTCCCTACACGGGTGCGATCGGGGCCGTCGCGCCCAACGGCGACATGGACTGGAGCATCGCCATCCGCACCGCGGTGTGGCAGGATGGCGCCGTCCACTTCGGCACCGGCGGCGGCATCGTGCTCGACAGCGACCCCGATCGCGAGTACGAAGAAGCCCGGTTGAAGGCGCGGTCCTTCTTCGCTTCACTCGGCGCCGCCGTGTGA